Proteins co-encoded in one Amaranthus tricolor cultivar Red isolate AtriRed21 chromosome 7, ASM2621246v1, whole genome shotgun sequence genomic window:
- the LOC130818777 gene encoding metallothionein-like protein type 2 encodes MSCCGGNCGCGSNCGCGNGCGGCKMFPDFDEKVQNATVLVSGVAPKISYVEGSEMGVAAENGGCPCGDNCKCDPCTCK; translated from the exons ATGTCTTGCTGTGGAGGAAACTGTGGATGTGGTTCTAACTGTGGTTGCGGCAACGGCTGCGGAGG ATGCAAGATGTTCCCGGACTTTGATGAGAAGGTTCAAAACGCTACTGTCCTCGTCTCTGGTGTTGCTCCCAAGATCTC GTATGTGGAGGGATCAGAAATGGGAGTAGCTGCCGAGAATGGTGGATGCCCTTGCGGTGACAACTGCAAATGCGACCCTTGCACATGCAAATGA
- the LOC130818504 gene encoding uncharacterized protein LOC130818504, giving the protein MGKHRQSRQSNNDGVNNFKWGRMFNVLDYHRWHYVNKVIPHKKHHAHHLTFSSDTEDDSNLLVCEKDKCIRNEVMNSQLEAKKLEENNASNNLGLAWSPKSKGFWSVPISPKSSRIARIKKSIVKGVTKRKGRHRRSSTCPTDSVLENNEISEQDIKSATLEQFDDTKLVLQDHANLSINHYLYNKCRRRKSWSFHHSKEFMNVVSTSLDDPSPCSRDSLLTKLATSCYNTKSLTKSSSFPSQELLNANQSSSISLFKLMIPEESIDSRRTSQFVGRRFKDLRHKIKNLIKENKKERQRIAMDAVLHKVPYGCKIKISDDGGNKESLCLDINETDPLISQKNKKILKRRSTSLDGSIEKYCQLFQTASLSREAQIDTFEKSNSKVMDDPMTNKKRFERMFSSPDLQVFLNHPLDDYHDNVFSRTPNRRLLTSLSSKKVENDEDILVDTTKEFHTTQEFECINLEDCESNTSEETLSSSLDKDEENKMLQQNDNMIVDVVQPIFTILGSFSEKNSDEFKGSSLEGNILSDYESTQLQELSTDGEKIPTQHKYISVDDHKREEFKYVEDILTQSGYLGTKVIGTWYSLEQPLDPSMFVQLESETSFNNNNNNNNNNNNNNNNNNNNNHLLLFDMINEALLLIYERYVSYWSTPLCSCSRIQLMPKGYHVLEEVWKYIYWYICCSIHPHLHSSLNYITTPDFDKDDGWMNLQLDAECVGLHLADLIFDDLLIEFSS; this is encoded by the exons atgggAAAACATAGGCAAAGTCGACAATCAAATAATGATGGTGTAAATAACTTCAAATGGGGGCGTATGTTCAATGTCCTTGATTATCACCGTTGGCATTATGTCAATAAAGTCATACCACATAAAAAACACCATGCCCATCATCTTACATTCTCTTCAG ATACAGAAGATGACTCAAATTTGCTTGTTTGCGAGAAGGACAAATGCATAAGAAATGAAGTTATGAATTCCCAA TTAGAAGCAAAAAAATTGGAAGAGAATAATGCATCAAATAATTTAGGGCTAGCTTGGAGTCCAAAATCGAAGGGATTTTGGTCAGTGCCTATAAGCCCAAAAAGCTCTCGAATAGCAAGAATAAAGAAAAGTATTGTAAAAGGAGTTACAAAAAGAAAGGGTAGGCATAGAAGAAGCTCTACATGTCCAACTGATTCAGTATTAGAGAACAATGAAATTTCTGAGCAAGACATAAAAAGTGCAACCTTAGAACAATTTGATGACACAAAACTAGTGCTTCAAGATCATGCAAATTTATCCATCAatcattatttatataataaatgtaGGAGAAGAAAGAGTTGGTCATTTCATCACTCTAAGGAGTTTATGAATGTTGTTAGTACAAGTTTAGATGATCCATCACCTTGTTCAAGAGATTCTTTGTTGACTAAACTTGCTACAAGTTGTTACAACACTAAATCTTTAACAAAATCTTCATCATTTCCCTCTCAAGAGCTTTTAAATGCTAATCAATCTTCCTCGATTAGTTTATTTAAGCTGATGATACCTGAAGAAAGTATTGATTCTCGACGTACTAGTCAGTTTGTTGGTAGGAGATTTAAAGATTTAAGACATAAGATTAAAAATTTGATCAAGGAGAATAAAAAGGAGAGACAGAGGATTGCTATGGATGCAGTTCTTCATAAAGTTCCTTATGGatgcaaaattaaaatttcggATGATGGTGGTAATAAAGAAAGTTTGTGTCTTGATATAAATGAAACTGATCCATTGATTTCtcaaaagaataaaaagattttaaaaagaaGATCGACATCTCTTGATGGGTCTATTGAAAAGTATTGTCAGTTATTTCAGACAGCTAGTTTGAGTAGAGAAGCTCAAATAGATActtttgaaaaatcaaattcGAAAGTTATGGATGATCCAATGACTAACAAAAAGCGGTTTGAAAGAATGTTTTCATCTCCAGATCTTCAAGTATTTTTAAACCACCCACTCGATGATTACCATGATAATGTTTTTTCGAGAACACCCAATAGGAGGTTATTAACAAGTTTGAGTAGTAAAAAAGTGGAAAATGACGAGGATATCTTAGTCGATACCACAAAAGAATTTCATACAACCCAAGAGTTTGAATGTATAAATTTAGAAGATTGTGAAAGCAACACTAGTGAAGAAACATTATCATCCTCATTAGACAaagatgaagaaaataagatgttACAACAAAATGACAACATGATCGTCGACGTCGTGCAACCTATTTTCACGATCCTCGGTTCATTTTCGGAAAAAAACTCCGATGAATTTAAAGGATCATCTTTAGAAGGTAACATATTAT CAGATTATGAATCAACACAATTACAAGAATTATCCACAGATGGAGAAAAGATCCCAACACAGCATAAATATATATCAGTTGATGACCATAAAAGAGAAGAATTTAAATATGTTGAAGACATCCTAACTCAATCAGGCTATCTAGGAACCAAAGTTATTGGAACGTGGTACTCCTTAGAACAACCATTGGATCCCTCCATGTTTGTTCAGCTTGAGTCAGAAacttcatttaataataataataataataataataataataataataataataataataataataataataatcatttactTTTATTTGATATGATAAATGAggcattattattaatttacgaAAGGTATGTATCATACTGGTCTACACCCTTGTGCTCATGCTCACGAATACAATTGATGCCTAAAGGATACCATGTTCTTGAGGAGGTATGGAAGTATATTTATTGGTATATATGTTGCTCTATTCATCCCCACCTTCATTCTTCCTTGAATTACATTACAACTCCTGATTTTGATAAGGATGATGGATGGATGAATCTTCAACTTGATGCTGAATGTGTTGGACTACATCTTGCTGATTTGATTTTTGATGatcttttgattgaattttctTCATAA